The sequence AAATCAGCCAGAAAATCAtcgattaaataaatgaactcaCCTGGATTCTTTCTCATCATGCAGATTACTATGGCAAAAAGAGCAACATGCAGTAAAAGTATAAGTGTTGCTACAATCCACAGGAGCAGAATCACATCATACCTGTGGTGATGGAGAGATGTTTGTTAACATCATAAACAATTAGAACATGTTCATCTGTGAATGGTTTGCATCTAATTTAGAGATTTAATTCAAGCAAATGCACACTGAAATACTTAAATACTTGTTTTGTTCATCCTTGTTGTTTTTTCCAGTGTTAGTCTCTAAATCTCTGGAACTAAATACAACATTACTATAGTAAGATGAAACAGTTTAATATCAGTTATTATTGTAAGTGTTGAATAATAATATTCACACTTACACGTGTGCTTCAAGTCTTGAATAAGTAGTCAAAGCTGCTGCGAAAAGCAGAAATTGATAAAAAAGTTATGTTATTGTTGTCATCAAAGAAACTCTATAGAAGAACCCAcctgataaaaaaacaacaacaataaaaagcagctaaataaaatagaaatttgaGTTTCTATTATATTCTGATTATATCCAGTTTTCCACCATGTTTCCCCAAAAACCCCTGAAGATGTCATAcatatatgtctgaaatatctagtctatataaaacaaaaaattctgaGCTAAAactcatagggctctattttaatgatctaggcgcaaagtctaaagcgcatggcgcaaaaggaTTAAAGATGTGTttcaatccacttttgctatttaaaggtTGGAAAAATATGGACTGTGCCTCGGTGgatggtctaacaaggttgtgcttattctcttaatgagttatgggtgtgttttgagcataacctgcattaaaccaatcagagtttcatctcacattccctttaaaagttaAACGTTAGAGATAACAAGTAAACCAAGTCCCGAACCAGGACTGACAAAAATCCCAAAAGTTTtgcgcgagcagagagaagaaccagtgagtgagcggagagaactgatcgcgcacatgcgctgtaggcatgacctcgctcgcgagagcgtacatTGTGCGCATAGATGATGATGTGCACGTGCAAGGCTTGTTTTCTCGCGGTGGATCAGTTGAGCTGTAGTTTCCTCGCGTGTGGGCTTGTAATCTGCTGGAAGTTCACTTCTCCTCGCTAGTAAACTTCACCactgcgctcgattaatattggcattgatttgccgctaTACAAATGAATTTGCTACTTAAACATGTGGCAGAAAActggaaaattactgttgcgctggtctgtaaatagcaacaaatcacgccaaacacgtcttgcgccttactgCGTATGATAGGCCCCATGATGTATGAGATAAAAGTTGatctttttacaattatttattaaacacaatCCTCACACACAGTAAAATATTACCGAGCTGTTAATCCCATTATCATTGTTTGGGTGTAattcagaattttttaaaaattcctcaatttctgattaattcAGATTAACTGCTGCTTACTGTTTATTGTCTGCATATTTGTAAGAGTTGTGTTGGCAGATAATTGTGTTGTGCTCCTGCAAAACAATGAAAATTTTCAATTACAAAATGAAGAACTACAAATTGGCCACagttatgaactacaaatcctgtcatgcacctcacacacacctgttcctggTCCCTCACACACAGTGCtgagtcaatgttttttttttttttacaccctgttaaaacattttaatgtgtttgattaaaatgtttaaacttaCCTTTCTGTCTCAGTGGTAGTTACTGGAAAAAAAGAGCAACAAGAGTATTTTAGAGCAAAAATCATAACATTTACTGCTGAACTTTTTGTTTGTGATCTTACCTTTGGGTTCAGGTTTAGTGACAGTGAGCTGAACAGGAACTTGCAGATCTCCAACAGAGCAGAAATACCATCCAGAATCGGAGAGTTTCAATACAGTCACCAGCACAGTCAAGGAGCTTTCACCATCATCACGGATCTGCACTGATGAATTCTGGGATGTATCAGATCTCTCCACTGCGTAACAGTTCTTATCTTTAACTCTGCACCACTGTTTCAGCGCATTCCTGTATATATCACTGTAGAAACACTGGACGATGACATCATCACCTTCATGTCCAGATACACTGCTGCTCTTCACAAACACACCATGAGCTGAAACAGTCAAGAAGACAACATTTTACAGCAAAGAAATAAAGAACTGATAACTGTCACTCAAAACACCTCTAATTCAGGGTTTATTTCAGTGCCAATATAATCATCACAATACCTCAATACAAAGACTCAAGTGTTGTTTCAGACTGGCAAAATTAAAGACAGGCtttcagtttaattaattaagtcAATGTATGTTTGCCTACATTAAAACTGCTTGAATCTACTCCTGAACAAATGAGTTTTGATAATGAATTAAAGCCACGTGATAACCATCCATTTACTAAACAAATGTTTCCTATAAGAGGCCTCTTAATTCAGTGAATCAAAACATGAATCATTTAATGCAGTGTCTGATTCACTTGAGAAATTCCTCCtagaaacaaattattattagaaATCAGCAGGCCCGGCgccaggatgtcataactgaggggGCATTTTAATCACATAGGGTGGCACTagacctggtgactgattttggtccctcttgttccttttatttagactatttattcacatttattattactttgcattgctgcctaagttactgacttaaggcagtaatatacttttttatagtaataatattgCAATTActgatttttttcagtgaaggTAATGCAACGATACCGTTTATTAACGCAGACAGATCATGGCTTCAGCACCAAACGAGTGCTTTAAATCAATCATTTTATTGTCCtcatttctttccgttttatttcaaataataggcctataaatgtttaaagttttaggtaaagacgtcaaactatgcccacacatgcaagctaacccCCGTTTAGTTTATTGAATACTATTCGTATAACCGGTAAATAAATATAGTGAAATCAGCTTAACCGAGTCATCACGCTTCACGTAGCCTATTACCCAACCAATATCAGCATTAGGAAAAAGTTAATTGTTACAATCTAATgtcattaaaaaatttatttagataCATTTTGAAGCATTAGTGTAGCCAGAAAAATACCTAAAAAAAGATACATACATTTTTCATCATTgtaaaggtaaaaataaaaattgatgtTAGGCTATCAtaagtgagtttttttctgtGATATTGTCTGGTTGGCATTTGTAAAAACGCCATCATAAACCATTAGGCCTAcccgtcattttatttatttattaagcctattttaattacttgttttcagattattttcatttttagggccATGAGTTTACAAGTCAAAACAAAATCGATATGCTAACTGTATTTTAGCTCTTAAAATAGGCCTACAGTatattttctggtgtttaattTTGCAAGAGCAAATATCAGTATAgcctaaattacatatttttaaagattatttttcaACCTACATGCAGCACATGTGAGAGGTGGATCCGCAGCAAATCCACTTACTCACACACTATATACCTATTCGCAGGTAACCCATACCTTCGCAGGTCGTCATCTttaaacgcaaaaggcatttttaagtgtcctaacttgactgctgctgcataatggGATGTTTCCTTACAAAACTGTAAAAGTGTGCTTTAgccatgtcaaaatgaaagcaaacactCAAAAGGGTTCTGAGTTGTCCGTTTTAGcttaatttgaataatattaataataatgaatataataaattaaaaaattaaatatagtgTAGATTACTGTGGGACTGTGCGgtgaactaaacattttattattaggcTACATATTCCCTAGCTGAAAAACCAATGTAAAAATGACTGGCAGTTGCAtttttgctaaaattaatttaacagaaaatttcttctgcgtttccTCCCTTTAGAGCTCAAGAGAGTTGTGTTTAAAGAATTAGTTCACCAGAACATGTAATAAATTACGCTGCTCGCCTTCATGTCATCCACTAGTCCATTTTTTTCATGTGTGAGTTGGGTGCGCCGCCGTGTGCTCATTTTAAAGGCTATATACGGGCGCACCTGACCTGATGCGGGGACCAGATCTCTGGACTATAGGCCTAGCTTTAATCTCACAATTTTCATAATATAATTGctatttcatattataaaatatcaaaatgtgtgttctgaaggttggaatgaTGGAAGAATTAGTAATTAATGCCAGaaagaatttttagttttgaatGAACAATCCTTTATAAAAACTGGGGGGGGCACAAATTCTTTCTGAGGGGGCAATGCCCCCTTTGCCTCCCCGTAGCGCCTGGCCTGAATCAGAGTCAGATTGATTAGAGATTATTTAACAGAAGAACAGACATGACATTTCAACAATTAAATATACGGTAGACCTACAGTACTTGTCTTTGGGCCACATGCAAAATCACTTGTCTTTTGATTGTCTTTTTTAGTTCAATAAACACAATCACAATATTAATGTCACAATCACCCGTGATCCACGCTTGTAGATCGTtgggaatcattcactttcactcaggactacaaatctgtatggactacaaatcctgtaatgcaccacacacacacacctgttccggtttttctgctgattgctaacacacagctgaagctgttcagaattgattacatggactttaaaagcagcacagacacacacacacccgttgCTGAGTGTTGTTATACTGTTACggtgaacattacgacgcgtttCTCTTGCCTTGTAccgatctttgctttgtttattgtttacgcTGTTTGCTACAGGGACTGACCATTAGCCTGTTATCTGACCACGACTCTGAATTAGTCAttgtgaaatgaagctttctgaaccagtcaACTGTTCAACTCAATTGTATCAGAAAAGGGTTTGTTACTTGTTACTTCAAATCAGAGCTCGGtgaggacctctgctggttaaagtgtgggaaagcactgtgttgcaaaaaCGCCAAacgttcacaactgaccaacacattcatgtagtaatacaacaatagtaatataaactaattactcaattactgtattttttttacatttaaggtatgttacattacaacatcgatgacaaaatccaaggtattcaaaagtattaacatttaattattcCAACCGATACCCACACCATCGTTTTGAGCTTGGATTGAACCAGTGATCCCTGCATGGGAGGTGAATGCTTTAAGGAGAAGGCTATGAGAATGAGACTTTTGAGCTATATTCgtcagctggcctccgttacacactATACTACAATATGCAGTGGTATTCCTTAAAAATTGTTgtaaaaaatacgctaatacactttagtatggttcaaaaactttttactataaattactattgtattttagtttaattgctGGTGTGTGGGACCAGTGCAGTGCgttgaaacagtagaaatgtatgtaatcttGCCTAACCTCTtactatacactttactaacccatgagggtgtttaaacctttgaatcaaaatttgaagcagtcacgtgggtataggcgaaaatgaagcttcgaACCTCACTGATTACGGCTAAATGAATCAAACTCCAGTACACTGCGAGATGTAtcattttttgatacatgcttcaaaGCTTGggtgcacaacgtcacatcactactcTGGATTCACTGTATACATGTGTTTGcccgtgttgactgttgcttCCCTGACCATCACTGCATTTGAATCCGCACCTCCTTTGTCAGCATCCCTTCATGTTACAATTAACACATTATTTGTATGTCAGAAAAAGAAGCAGGGTGTCCATACCTGATTGTATTTTCAGATACACATAATAACCAGCATCTACAGAGCCAGCGATCTCCACAGCGCACCAGTAATATCCAGAATCTGATGGCTGCAGATTCTTCCATTCCACTGTAAAGACACTCTGCGCTGAATAATCAGTGATGGAAAACTTTGTTCCTGTTTCATTTGCATATGCTAATATACTGCAAAAGCTCCAAACTGACCCCTGACACCAGTATTTGCGgttttctatatatatttcttcATATTGACATGGAATAACGCCTGGTGATCCAGATTTCACTGCTATATTCAGATTATTAATCCAAGCGGTATCTGTAGACAAGATTAAGTGtagaaaaataactaaataaactacATTGCACACTGAAACAAATGCATACTTAAGAATAGCATTTACAGTagtaaattaaacaattataacACTTTAAGTGAACAACAAACCAtctaacagtttaataatgatgatattcaGAGAGAATTATAGTAGTTTACCTGAGATATGAAGTAAAACCCCAGTGAGAATGAGAATGTGAGTCATTGctgctgtgcagtgtgtgtgttcctcTGTGTGCAGGTGGGTATGAGTTGCTGTTTCAGAGGAAGAGCAAAAATACCACAAGAAAAAACACAAGTTTGAACAACTGAGCAAAGGTTATTCTTCAGCCCACAACA is a genomic window of Danio aesculapii chromosome 2, fDanAes4.1, whole genome shotgun sequence containing:
- the LOC130238630 gene encoding CMRF35-like molecule 9; translated protein: MTHILILTGVLLHISDTAWINNLNIAVKSGSPGVIPCQYEEIYIENRKYWCQGSVWSFCSILAYANETGTKFSITDYSAQSVFTVEWKNLQPSDSGYYWCAVEIAGSVDAGYYVYLKIQSAHGVFVKSSSVSGHEGDDVIVQCFYSDIYRNALKQWCRVKDKNCYAVERSDTSQNSSVQIRDDGESSLTVLVTVLKLSDSGWYFCSVGDLQVPVQLTVTKPEPKAALTTYSRLEAHVSRDLETNTGKNNKDEQNKYDVILLLWIVATLILLLHVALFAIVICMMRKNPDPYAMYTA